The Anastrepha ludens isolate Willacy chromosome 2, idAnaLude1.1, whole genome shotgun sequence genome contains a region encoding:
- the LOC128855467 gene encoding transcription initiation factor TFIID subunit 1 isoform X2, whose translation MSSDSDDDGSTGRGGGGSGDSAGGGFGIDLTGILFGNIDSEGKLVDDDAGNPFDSEFREHIGSLSKLGLNSLLNEVIETEKDELDDVDPPKHQMSDFDALKAGFSNSDGNEADNEDDGEIVKDDDAVDYSDINEMSEDCPRTPPTNESNMLEDLEDAIPATKVEASSLTKDDKELMPPPLAPIRSASTGSSNADGSVKANGPDNLSPDTKSEKPTERKLDTPLADMLPSKYANVDVRELFPDFRPDKVLRFSRLFGPGKPSSLPQIWRSVKKRRRRRKHSRDQKNPNPGSDSTSDSEEPKKKGFGLHYGPDPMPNQCLSDDEDKLLSISNNEDVKPEGPENGENNENKPKIADWRYGPAQIWYDMLDVCDSGEGFNYGFKTKPSGTSQKGGISEHQAPVPVEGDIEIKGEPIADDAFLMVSQLHWEDEVVWDGNDIKAKVLQKLNSKTIAAGWLPSSGSRTAGAFSQPGKTMPVSGSTGTGKQGSSGTSSSKKASQIIQKKAPEAVDDTWYSIFPVENEELIYGKWEDEIIWDAEQMTKIPKPKVLTLDPNDENIILGIPDDIDPSKISKNTGPPPKIKIPHPHVKKSKILLGKAGVINVLAEDTPPPPPKSPDRDPFNISNDSYYQPKTEPTLRLKVGGGNLIQHSTPVVELRSPFIPTYMGPMKLRAFHRPPLKRFSHGPLASPGPHSVLPLFKYIAKKAKQRELERIASGGGDVFFMRNPEDLSGKDGDIILCEFCEEHPPLMNQVGMCSKIKNYYKRKAAKDNGPQDFKYGEVAFAHTSPFLGILQPGHCIQALENNMYRAPIYPHNINHTDFLVIRNRSNYWVRAVNALFTVGQECPIYEVPGPNSKRANNFTRDFLQVFIYRLFWKSSDNPRRIRMDDIKRAFPAHSESSIRKRLKQCADFKRTGMDSNWWVIKPEFRLPSEEEIRAMVSPEQCCAFFSMIAAEQRLKDAGYGEKFIFAPQEDDDEEAQLKLDDEVKVAPWNTTRAYIQAMRGKCLLQLTGPADPTGCGEGFSYVRVPNKPTQTKEEQESQPKRTVTGTDADLRRLPLQRAKELLRKFKVPEEEIRKLSRWEVIDVVRTLSTEKAKAGEQGMDKFSRGNRFSIAEHQERYKEECQRIFDLQNRVLASSEVLSTDEDESSASEESDLEELGKNLENMLSNKKTSTQLSLEREEQEREELLKKIMEDQEGGKSGKAKDGKDDNSQQPVANPNQGRILKITRTFKDHEGKEYTRVEIVRRQPIIDAYVMIRTTKDEQFIKQFATLDEQQKEEMKREKRRIQEQLRRIKRNQERERLALLAQNQKLQPGGMPTSLGDPKSSGGSSHKERDAPHKEVSPSRKKFKLKPDLKLKCGACGQVGHMRTNKACPLYTGLQGPSNSTNVSVAEEQEEEVEKEPNCEDDDLVNVDGTKVTLSSKVLKRHEDVRRRALLLKVPKEAVGKKKRRMAGDLHCDYLQRHNKTANRRRTDPVVVLSSILEAILNELRSMPDVTPFLFPVNAKLVPDYYRIVTKPMDLQTMRDYIRQRRYHNREEFLADLNQIVENSTLYNGARSSFTVAAQRMLQSCFELLAEKEDKLMRLEKAINPLLDDDDQVALSFIFEQLHGKIKLMQESWPFLKPVNKKQVRDYYTIIKRPMDLETIGKNVEAHRYHSRAEFLADIELIASNCEQYNGSESRFTKNAKVILNYARTQLEEFSEHCAQLEQNISKVQERARADAELDDTWCGDDQDYDFPHRTSRSSTPENDFIDVEGNERPTTSAAAATSSTSTLHRNFAGGITIPAPATTTGGGADMAPPPPDVKRGRGRPRKPRDTVEEDLQCSTDDEEFQEVSEDENNAASILDQGERMQPNSSGMESVGAFGMDQIDVSHIKTEMKIEPPQLANDDSMDLDPNYDPSDFLNFGNRTTNNNNADDLQTPQTQAQYAKDDDTAQTQFNVNANLPDGGPMPGEMASMPQMPLIMPSNDNVGIDEDLAISESDEEDGGNDARVDVSMKSEVFNDSGEMANDGIEANIHDNAVVSQTNEVSMDMDMPKQEQHHQPDDNDDDDWLHF comes from the exons ATTGGGCCTGAACTCGCTATTAAATGAGGTAATAGAGACTGAAAAAGATGAACTCGATGATGTGGATCCACCTAAGCACCAAATGAGTGATTTCGATGCATTAAAAGCGGGGTTTTCTAACAGTGATGGAAACGAAGCCGATAACGAAGATGATGGGGAAATTGTGAAGGATGACGATGCCGTAGATTATTCAGACATAAACGAAATGTCCGAGGACTGTCCGCGAACGCCACCAACAAATGAGTCGAATATGCTCGAGGATCTCGAGGATGCTATACCCGCCACAAAAGTTGAAGCTTCaa gcCTTACAAAAGATGACAAAGAATTAATGCCACCGCCGCTTGCACCTATACGTAGCGCTTCAACGGGCAGCAGTAATGCGGATGGTTCAGTCAAGGCAAATGGCCCTGATAATTTAAGTCCAGACACGAAGTCGGAAAAAC caaCAGAACGCAAGTTGGACACGCCCTTAGCAGATATGTTACCTTCTAAGTACGCTAATGTGGATGTGAGAGAATTGTTTCCCGACTTTCGACCGGACAAAGTGCTGCGTTTTTCACGACTTTTCGGCCCTGGAAAGCCATCAAGTTTACCACAAATTTGGCGGAGCGTTAAAAAAAGGAGGCGACGACGAAAGCATTCAAGGGATCAAAAa AATCCAAATCCCGGCTCAGATTCTACAAGCGATTCGGAAGAGCCCAAAAAAAAGGGGTTCGGCCTTCATTATGGCCCCGACCCGATGCCAAATCAATGCTTGTCCGATGATGAAGATAAATTGCTGAGCATTTCAAACAATGAGGATGTAAAGCCCGAAGGCCCAGAGAATggcgaaaataatgaaaataagccCAAAATCGCTGATTGGCGTTACGGCCCCGCTCAAATCTGGTACGACATGTTGGATGTTTGCGATTCTGGGGAAGGTTTCAACTACGGCTTTAAAACAAAACCTTCAGGAACATCACAAAAGGGTGGCATATCAGAACACCAAGCACCAGTGCCAGTGGAAGGTGATATAGAAATTAAGGGTGAGCCAATTGCGGATGACGCGTTTTTGATGGTCTCGCAACTGCATTGGGAGGATGAGGTTGTTTGGGATGGCAACGATATTAAAGCGaaagttttgcaaaaattaaactcaAAAACAATAGCTGCTGGCTGGTTGCCATCAAGCGGCTCACGCACAGCCGGCGCCTTCAGCCAACCCGGCAAAACAATGCCAGTATCTGGAAGCACGGGGACCGGCAAGCAAGGTAGTAGTGGCACGTCTTCCAGCAAGAAAGCAAGTCAAAT TATTCAAAAGAAAGCACCAGAAGCAGTGGATGACACCTGGTACAGCATCTTTCCAGTTGAGAATGAAGAGCTGATCTATGGCAAATGGGAGGATGAAATCATCTGGGACGCCGAGCAGATGACCAAAATACCGAAGCCTAAAGTGCTCACACTCGATCCAAATGATGAGAATATTATTCTTGGCATACCCGACGATATCGATCCATCGAAAATCAGCAAAAATACGGGCCCTCCACCGAAAATTAAAATACCTCATCCACACGTCAAGAAATCAAAGATTTTGCTAGGCAAGGCTGGCGTTATTAATGTGTTAGCCGAGGATACACCACCGCCGCCACCAAAAAGCCCAGATCGGGATCCATTTAACATTTCGAATGATTC GTACTATCAGCCCAAGACAGAGCCAACATTGCGCCTTAAAGTGGGTGGTGGCAATTTGATACAGCATTCGACACCAGTAGTTGAGCTACGATCGCCATTTATACCG ACATATATGGGCCCCATGAAACTGCGCGCTTTCCATCGCCCGCCACTGAAGCGTTTCTCTCACGGTCCATTGGCTTCTCCAGGGCCGCATAGTGTGCTGCCACTATTTAAATATATAGCCAAGAAGGCCAAACAACGCGAACTGGAACGTATTGCCTCCGGCGGTGGAGACGTGTTCTTCATGCGCAATCCCGAAGATTTAAGTGGCAAAGATGGCGATATAATTTTATGTGAATTTTGTGAGGAGCATCCACCGTTGATGAATCAA GTTGGTATgtgttcaaaaatcaaaaactattaCAAGCGCAAAGCTGCCAAAGACAATGGGCCGCAGGACTTTAAATATGGTGAAGTCGCTTTTGCGCACACGAGTCCATTTTTGGGTATACTGCAGCCAGGCCACTGTATACAAGCACTGGAAAATAATATGTACCGCGCACCGATCTATCCGCACAATATCAACCACACGGATTTCCTTGTGATACGAAACCGAAGCAATTATTGGGTGCGCGCTGTGAACGCGTTGTTCACCGTGGGCCAGGAGTGTCCGATCTATGAAGTCCCCGGCCCGAATTCAAAACGTGCTAATAATTTCACAAGGGACTTTTTGCAG gtGTTCATTTATCGTTTATTTTGGAAGAGTTCTGACAATCCGCGACGCATACGAATGGACGACATTAAGCGCGCGTTCCCGGCGCACTCGGAAAGCAGCATACGCAAGCGTTTGAAACAATGTGCGGATTTTAAGCGCACAGGTATGGACTCGAACTGGTGGGTTATCAAGCCGGAATTCCGATTGCCATCTGAGGAAGAAATACGCGCAATGGTTTCGCCGGAACAGTGTTGTGCCTTCTTTAGCATGATTGCAGCTGAACAGAGGCTGAAAGATGCTGGCTATGGCGAAAAGTTCATATTTGCTCCACAAGAAGATGACGATGAAGAAGCACAACTGAAGTTGGACGATGAAGTTAAGGTGGCACCCTGGAATACAACCCG tGCTTACATACAGGCAATGCGCGGCAAGTGTTTGCTGCAATTGACGGGGCCGGCTGACCCGACGGGATGTGGTGAAGGTTTTTCTTATGTGCGCGTGCCTAACAAGCCTACG CAAACCAAAGAAGAACAAGAGTCGCAACCCAAGCGCACAGTCACAGGCACAGATGCCGATTTGCGTCGTCTTCCGCTGCAGCGTGCAAAGGAATTACTGCGAAAATTTAAAGTGCCTGAGGAGGAGATACGAAAGTTGTCTCGCTGGGAAGTTATCGACGTGGTGCGTACGCTTTCCACGGAAAAGGCCAAAGCTGGCGAACAAGGCATGGATAAGTTTTCGCGTGGCAATCGTTTCTCCATTGCAGAACATCAAGAACGTTACAAGGAGGAATGCCAGCGCATTTTCGATCTTCAAAACCGTGTGCTAGCAAGCTCCGAGGTGCTCTCCACCGATGAGGATGAGTCTTCGGCATCAGAAGAGTCCGATCTTGAAGAACTGGGTAAAAATTTGGAGAATATGCTCTCAAATAAGAAGACCTCCACACAACTATCACTCGAACGCGAGGAGCAAGAGCGCGAAGagttattaaagaaaattatggAAGATCAAGAGGGTGGAAAGAGTGGTAAAGCAAAAGATGGTAAAGACGATAATTCACAACAGCCAGTTGCGAATCCAAATCAGGGTCGCATACTTAAGATAACGCGCACATTTAAAGATCACGAGGGTAAGGAATATACGCGAGTAGAGATTGTGCGTCGCCAGCCGATCATCGATGCGTACGTGATGATACGCACAACGAAGGATGAGCAATTCATCAAACAATTCGCCACTCTGGACGAACAGCAAAAGGAAGAAATGAAGCGTGAGAAGCGGCGCATACAGGAGCAATTGCGGCGCATCAAGCGAAATCAGGAACGCGAAAGACTGGCACTGCTGGCACAGAATCAAAAGCTGCAGCCTGGCGGCATGCCGACTTCGCTGGGTGATCCCAAATCATCTGGTGGCTCTTCGCATAAAGAACGTGACGCACCGCACAAAGAAGTCAGTCCGTCGCGCAAGAAGTTCAAATTGAAGCCAGACTTGAAGTTGAAATGCGGTGCCTGTGGCCAG GTTGGTCATATGCGTACTAATAAGGCCTGCCCACTTTACACTGGCTTACAAGGGCCTTCGAATTCCACCAATGTTTCCGTCGCTGAAGAACAAGAAGAAGAGGTCGAAAAGGAGCCCAATTGCGAGGACGACGATCTAGTGAACGTAGATGGCACCAAGGTAACCTTGAGCAGTAAGGTGCTCAAACGTCATGAGGATGTACGTCGGCGCGCGTTATTATTGAAGGTGCCAAAAGAGGCTGTGGGCAAAAAGAAGCGACGCATGGCGGGTGACCTGCATTGTGACTATTTGCAGCGCCATAATAAGACAGCGAACCGGCGTCGTACTGATCCGGTGGTTGTTTTGTCCTCAATTCTCGAAGCGATACTCAATGAGCTGCGCTCGATGCCTGATGTGACGCCATTCCTATTTCCAGTTAATGCAAAG CTTGTACCCGACTATTATCGCATTGTAACGAAGCCAATGGATCTGCAGACGATGCGCGACTACATACGTCAACGGCGCTACCATAATCGTGAAGAATTTTTGGCCGATCTCAATCAAATAGTCGAAAATTCAACGCTCTACAATGGCGCGCGCAGCTCGTTTACTGTTGCAGCACAACGCATGCTGCAAAGTTGCTTTGAACTGTTAGCAGAAAAAGAAGATAAGTTGATGCGTCTGGAGAAAGCCATTAATCCGCTGCTAGATGATGATGATCAGGTTGCGCTGTcgtttatttttgaacaattgcATGGCAAGATCAAATTGATGCAGGAAAGTTGGCCGTTCTTGAAGCCCGTCAATAAAAAacaggtgcgtgactactacaCCATTATTAAACGGCCAATGGATTTGGAAACGATAGGCAAAAATGTCGAAG CCCATCGTTACCATTCACGTGCCGAGTTCTTGGCGGACATTGAATTGATAGCATCCAACTGTGAACAATACAATGGCAGTGAATCGCGTTTCACCAAAAATGCCAAAGTCATACTCAATTATGCGCGCACACAGCTGGAAGAG TTCTCCGAGCATTGCGCACAACTCGAACAGAATATTAGCAAAGTGCAAGAGCGTGCGCGCGCTGATGCTGAGCTCGACGACACATGGTGCGGAGATGACCAAGACTATGATTTTCCTCATCGTACGAGTCGCTCGAGTACGCCCGAAAATGATTTTATCGATGTTGAGGGTAATGAGCGGCCAACAACATCAGCTGCGGCAGCAACGTCGTCCACGTCAACATTGCATCGCAATTTTGCTGGTGGCATTACCATTCCTGCACCAGCAACTACGACAGGTGGTGGCGCTGATATGGCTCCACCACCACCTGATGTTAAGCGTGGGCGTGGTCGTCCGCGCAAGCCACGCGACACCGTGGAGGAAG ATTTGCAGTGTTCAACAGATGATGAAGAGTTCCAGGAAGTGTCAGAGGACGAAAATAACGCTGCGAGCATACTGGACCAAGGTGAACGTATGCAACCCAATAGCAGCGGCATGGAAAGTGTCGGTGCGTTTGGTATGGACCAAATTGATGTGTCGCACATAAAAACAGAGATGAAAATAGAACCACCTCAACTTGCTAACG atgaCTCAATGGATTTGGATCCCAATTACGATCCATCTGATTTTCTCAATTTCGGTAATCGTACCACCAATAATAATAACGC